The DNA window GTGTTATGGGGACGAGGCGACGGGCAGCATGTACCGGCACGCCCATTCCAAGACAGCATTCTCAGGAGTAAAGCGCGTGAAAATCGACCCGCGTCAAGGGCTGCGGCCTTCGACGGCACCCACCGAGATCGGTGTGCATCGCCCGCCCACGTCAGCCTCGGATGCCGAGCGCGCCGAAGGCGTCACCGCCCTGCACCATGCGGGCACGGTGCAGGACACAACCCAGGACGTCGACGTCCAGCGGGTCAACGAGCTACGCCAGCTGATCAGCGAGGGGCAGTTCGAGATCGATACCGATCGCATCGCCGACGGCCTGATCACCGACGTGCGCAGCTTCGTTCAAGAGTGACCGCTGAGATGGACAACGACATCGACGCGCTCTCGGCGCTGCTCACTGCGCAGGAGACGGACCTGCGGGCGCTCAATGCACTGCTGGAGGAGGAGCGCGCCGGACTTCCCTCCCTCTCGGCCACCCCGCTCGAGCACTTCGAACGACTACGAGAAGCCAAGGTGCACCAACTGGCCAAGCTCGAACGAAACGAGCAGGCACGACGGGCGCTGCTACGCAGCCAGGGCTATCCGCACGGTGATCGCACCGATACCGACGCCTGCGTGGCACTCTTCGGCCTCGAGCCCCAGTGGCGGCGCCTGCTCGCCGAACTCGAACGCGCGCGCCGCCTTAACGCCCAGCTCGCGGGGCTGGTCGAGGAGCTATCCGACTTCAACGCCCACCGCCTGGCCTGGGCGCAACGCCAGCACGGCGAATCGCTCTACGATGCCCACGGCCGCCGCTCGACGATGCCGCCGCCGAATAGCGGGGAGCCGAATAGATAATCCCGGCCGGCCCGCGCTTGGCTCGAGGCGCCTTCGCGCTCCCGGGCTCGCCGAAGATAGGCGCGGGCTGCGCAGCTAGGAATCGGGGTGATACTCCACCGTCAGCGACAGCTCACCGCTCGCCGCCATGCTCGCCCTCCTCCCTCCCGCCTTTGCGGCCTGCCTCTGCAGCTCGAAGTAAAAACCCGCGCCGGCCGGCAGGCCGGCGAAAGCGACGCTGGCGCCGCTCGACGAGGGTAGCGTGACGCAGCGGCTTCGCTGGCACAGCCTGGCGAGCACTGGAACTTCCCCGTAGTCCACCCGCCAGCGCATGCGAGTGACGCGCCCCTTCGCCCCTTCGCCCAATACCGGGCTGCGCGCGGTGGCGCCAGGTGCTCCGAGCATGGGAGCTGCGAGCTGGGTCGACCAGCTCGCGCCCGCCGCGAACGAGCCCGGAGACAGCGCCATCGACACCGTCGCCAGGAAGATGGCGCCCAGCCACCCGCCGCCCCTACTGGCCACCAACGAATACCTCGACCTTGAGCGTGCGGTCATCGGGAATCTCTGCCTGGGACATCACCACCAGCCGCTCGAGACGTCGCCGCAGGAAACGCGATAGCAGCGGCCGAAGCGGGTGCGCCACCACCATCACCGGCGCCAACCCGCGTCCCTCTTGATGGTCGATCGCCGCCTGGGCCTGCGCGAGCAACACATCGGCAAGCCCCGGCTCGAGGCCACCTCCGTTGTTGAGTGCCTGCCCCAGCAGTTTCTCGAGCCCGAACTCGAGACCTATGACCTCGAGAGTGCTGGAAGCGCCGAACCACTGCTGGGTAATGGCGCGGCCCAGTGCGATTCGCACCAGGGCGTTGAGTTCGAACGGATCGGTGGTAGTGGATGCATGCTCGGCCAGGGTCGCAAGGATGGTGCGCATGTCGCGGATCGGCACCTCCTCGGCGAGCAGCAGTTGGAGGACCCGGTTGATCACGCCGACGCCGAGCGGCTGCGGTACCACTTCATCGACCAGCGGTTTCGCCGACTCTCCCACCCTGTCGAGCAGCTGCTGGGTCTCCTGACGACCCAGCAGTTCGCTGGCATGTCGACCGAGCAGATGGTTGAGATGGGTGGCGATCACCGTGCTGGCATCCACCACGGTGTAGCCAAGCACCTGCGCGCGATCGCGCAGCTCGGCGGAGATCCACACCGCCTCGAGGCCGAAGGCCGGCTCTCGCGTCGGCCGCCCTTCGAGCGAACCGCTGACACCGCCGGGATCGATGGCCAGGAAGCTGCCAGGCCAGGCCTCGCCCGTGCCGATCTCGACCCCGTTCAGCGTGATCCGATAGCCCTGCGGCGCGAGGCCAAGGTCGTCGCGAATATGGACGACCGGGGGAAGAAAGCCCAAGTCCTGGGCGAACTTCTTACGCACACCCTTGATCCGCCCGAGGAGTTCACCGCCCTGGCTCCGATCGACCAGCGGAATCAATCTATAGCCTACCTCGAGACCCAAGGGATCGATCAGCGCGACGTCCTCCCAGCTGGCATCGAGCGTCTGGTCGTCTTCAGGCCGCGCCACGGGCTCTGCCTGCTCAGGCGCCTCGGGGCGGCGCATCAGGTACCAGCCGAGACCACCTAGCATCGCGGTGAAGAAAAGGAACACCAGGTTGGGCATGCCCGGCACCATGCCCAGCAGCCCGAGCACGCCGGCGGAGAGCAGCAGCACCCGCGGATTGGTGAACAGTTGCCCGATCAGCTGGCTGCCGACGTCCTGCTCGGTACGCACACGGGATACCGTCACCCCGGCGGCGGTGGAGATCACCAGCGCGGGGATCTGGGCGACCAGACCGTCGCCGATGGTCAAAAGCGTGTAGGCGTGGGCTGCGTCGGAGACCGACATGCCGTGCTGGCCAACGCCGACGATCAGCCCACCGACGATGTTGACCACCATGATCAGGATGCCGGCGATCGCATCGCCGCGAACGAACTTGCTCGCACCGTCCATCGAACCGAAGAAATCAGCTTCCTGGGTGACCTCCGCGCGCCGAGCGCGAGCGGTCTTTTCATCGATCAAGCCGGCATTGAGGTCAGCGTCGATCGCCATCTGCTTGCCCGGCATCGCATCGAGGATGAAACGCGCGCCGACTTCGGCGATACGTCCCGCCCCCTTGGTGATGACCATGAAGTTGATCAGCACCAGGATGACGAAGACCACCAGGCCGACGGCGAAGTTGCCACCGACGAGAAAGTCGGCGAATGCCTCGATCACCCGCCCCGCGGCATCGCTACCCTCATGGCCGTGCATCAGGATCACCCGGGTGGAAGCGACGTTGAGCGACAGCCTGAGCAAGGTGGTGAACAGCAGTACCGCCGGGAAGGCGGCGAAATCGAGCGGCCGAGTGGTGAACATGGCGACCAGCAGCACCATGATCGACAGCGCGATGTTGAAGGTGAACAGCAAATCCAGCGCGACGGGAGGCAGCGGCAGCACCATCATCGCCAGGATGAGGATGATCAGCACCGGGCCGGCGAGAATCTTGAGCGAAGCGCCGGAGGCGAAGCCGCGTTCTCTGGATAGGGTAGCGAGGGGCTTCATCGGTCAGCGCTTCCTGGCATGGAGGGGTCGGGGTCGACGCTGAGCGCCGGGGGAATGGGCAGGTCGACGGGGGCCGTGGGAGGCGCCTCGCCCTCGCGCGCGGCGAGCGCCAGCCGGTGGACCCAGGCCAGCACCTCGGCCACCGCGGCATAGAGCCCAGCGGGAATTTCACGCTCCAGGTCGCAATGACGATAGAGCGCACGCGCCAGCGGCGGCGCCTCGAGCAGCGGCACTCGATGCTCCCCCGCCACCGCCCGGATCCTGGCCGCGATCTCGTCGGCCCCCTTGGCCACCAGCCGGGGAGCCGCCATGCCCGCTTCGTAGCGCAGCGCCACCGCATAGTGGCTGGGGTTGGTGATCACCACGCTGGCCTTGGGTACCTCGCTCATCATCCGCCGCCCCGCGACCGCCTGCTGCTGCTGGCGAATCCGCGCCTTTAGATGGGGATCGCCCTCGCTTTCCTTATGTTCGCGGCGTATCTCATCGCGGCTCATGCGCAGCTTGCGATGATGGCTGAAGAGCTGATACGGAACGTCGATCAGCACGACGATGATGAACGCGAGCAGGATCAGCACCGAACACATCGCGACCAGCCCCAACGCATCCGCGATCGCCGAGCCGATCGACTGCTGCGCCAACCCGAGCAGCGCCTGGCGTTGATAGCCGATGAACAACCAAGCGACACAGGCGATAAGAACCGTCTTCGCCACCGCCTTGGCGAGCTCGGCGAGCGCCTGGTGGGAGAAGATGCGCTTGAACCCCTTGAGCGGGTTGAGCCGCTTGGGATCGGGAGAGAGCGACTTGGCCGACATCAACCAGCCGCCCAGAGCCAGCGGCGCGATGAGCGCCGCGATCGCCAACGCCCCCAAGACCGGCGCCAGCGCCAATCCGGCCTGGATCAGCAGCCCCCCGACGTGCCGCATGGCAAGGGAAGGGTCGAAGACCAACGCATGGTCGAAGCGCAATCCCTCAGTGACCGCCACCCCCATACGATCGAACATCCACGGGGCGAGAAACCACATCGAAGCGACGCCAGTGACCAGCACCATGAAAGTGGAGAGCTCGCGGGAACGGGCAATCTGGCCATCCTCGCGCGCCTTGTCGAGCCGCCTTGGAGTGGCCTGTTCGGTCTTTTCCTGATCGTTCTCTTCCGCCATCGAATGCTGCCGCTTCGCGCAGCGCCGCGCGCGCCGCCTCTTTTCGATCCTGCGATCATAGAAGCAGCGAGAACGCACGCATTGGCCGAACAAAACACCCAACGATGGGCTATTCGAGCGATAGGGCCTCACACCCACCCGAGCGAGAACGGATAATTCCCACCCCTTCGCCCCGAGGGTGGGCAACGAGCATCGAGGGATCGGACGGCGGCGCCGAGGCCGTGGTTCGAGACGCTCGTTCCTCGCTCCTTTCCATGAACCCCCTCCGAGTTCTCCTCGACAGGGGGATGATCAGGGGGGAGATTGGGCGGTCGTCATATCGTTCTTCCTCAACTTTCAGGCAGAAGCATTTTGAGCTTCAGTCTGGATAGGCGTCACGGAGAACCCGAGCTGCTTGGCGAGTCGACGCATGGAACGTTGTTTGGTTTCCAGCGCCTGTGCCTCGTAGTACTGGAGTCCGTGTTCGACATAGTCCAATCCTTTGACCATGACGCGCCAGAACAGCGCCGCGAGTTTGCGCGCCAGGGCGATATTGGCGATCAATCCACCTCGGCGACCCGCCATCCGACGGTAAAAACCGCCCAGCGCAATGTGTTTGCTGCGGGCGAGGCTGCGGGCCATGACGCAAAACAGGCGCCCAGCACGATTACGCCTGCGCTTGGCCGAGCGTTGGCGCTTACCGCTCTGATGACTCCCGGGGGCCAGCCCGGCCCAAGCGGTGAAGTGTTTCTCGGTCGGCCACTGGGTCAGGTCGGTTCCCACTTCACCTATGAGTTGCAGGACGCTGTAGTCCGTATGGGCGGGAAGCACGGTGAGATCATTGCCTCCACACAGAGCCACCAGCATCGGATGCAGGTCATCGATCTGGGGTGCATTGGCACCGCCTCGCTTGTGCGCCTTGGACGGCGGCGACGTCGGAGGATCGACGTCGATCGAACGGAGCACCGCTTCGATCTGTTGGTCGCAAGCCCTGATCAAACGCTGGTAGTGCTCCCAGCTTTCCAGCGCCTGGCGCAACGCGAACAGATGCTCCTCGGCCCAGGTCCCTTGCAGAGAGGCTTTGATCCGTTCGGCCTTCTGCTGGCGGATCTGCACGTCGCACAAAGCCAGCAGTCGCTCAGGATCGCGTTCACCCTCGAGCATCGACCGGATCACCGCCATGCCGCTGCGGCCCACCAGGTTGCTGATGACATCGTGCAATTTGATGTTCATCCGCTCCAAGGCCTTCTGCAGATGCTGCACATGCCCTGCGGCCAGCGTGATGTGGTCCTGACGCAATCGCAGGTAATCCTGCAAGCGCCGGATCTCGGCTGGGGGCACGAAGCCTGCCCGCAAGAGTCCGTGCGCGTGCAACGTCGCTCCCCACTGGCAATCCTTCATATCCGTCTTGCGACCCGGCAGATTGCGGGTGTGCTTACCGTTGACCATCAGCACCTGTAGCTTCGCGGCTTCCAGCACGCTGTACAGAGGCAGCCAGTAGATCCCCGTGGCCTCCATGGCCACCGACTTCACCTTCTGCGACAACAGCCAGTCACGTAGCTCATGCAGCTGTGCCGTGAACGTGCCGAAGACCTTCGGCTCCCCCCCGGCAATCGACACATACATCTGCTCGCTGCCGACATCCACGAAGGCTGCCAATGGATCCAATACCGGTAAGTGGGCCATCTCATAGCTCCTGGGAACGGGTCGATGGAGAAAGGGTTACCGCAAGCCCGGTCGTGTTCTGGGAAGACAAATCTTTCCAACGGGAAGCCAGGCTCACCATAATGCGCAGCAGCCCACGACCAGAGCCATTCTCACCACCGGGCACCCGGCACCAAAAGACATGCGGCCACGCTGCTTGCGGCAACACAGCCATGCTACTCGGGTTCAAGGTCCATGCGCAGTGCCATCGCGATGGCACAGGAGGCTCACCACGAACGGACTGGGAGGCTCGTTCCTCGCCGGCTATCCGACCATCCCGAGTAAGCGAAGCGAGTCGAAGGACACGAACGGATCAATAAACCCGTTCGTCCCGAGCGGCGTTCCTACACGCCAAGACATCGGTTCAATGCGACAGTTGGGAACGCCAGTCGAGGGATCGAGCAGCGGCGACGAGGCCGTGGTTCGAGACGCTCGTTCCTCGCTCCTCACCACGAACGGACTGGGAGACTCGTTCCTCGCCGGCTATCCGAGCATCCTGAGCGAGCGAAGCGAGTCGAAGGACACGAACGGACTGAGTGGCTCGTCCCTCGCCGGCTATCCGAGCATCCTGAGCGAGCGAAGCGAGTCGAAGGACACGAACGGGCTGGGTGGCTCGTCCCTCGCCGGCTATCCGAGCATCTCCAACAAGAAGCACGACGAGAGACACGAACGATCAGGGTTTCAGAAGCCGAGGCTGTCCAGCAGGTCGTCGACCTGGCTCTGGTTGCTGGCGACGTCGTCCCTACGCGTGGGATTGAGCTGCGGGCCCTCGAGATCTTCTTCCTTCGGGCTCGGCTTGGTGTCACCACTGCGTTCGGGCATGTAGTCGAGCAGCACCTGGATCAGCTCGCTCTCAAGCGTTCGCATGCTCTCCACCATCCGCATGACCATCTGGCCACTGAGATCCTGGAACTCCTGGGCCATGACCACTTCGAGCAGCCGCTGGCTGGTCGCGTCGGTATCCGCTGGCACATTGCCTAGATAGCGGCGGGTGTCGTTGACCAGGTGTTTGGCCTGCTCGCTGTCCAGCGGCGCGTCGAACCACTGCTGCCAGCGCTCGTCGAGCAACTTGGCCTGCCGGCCGAGACGATCCTGCAGCGGCTGGGCGGCTTCGATCGCGTTGAGCGAGCGGTTGGCGGCGTTCTCCATGGCGCTCGAGATGTAGTGGAGCCGATCGCAAACGTCGGGAATCGCTTCGGCGGCATGCTCGACGTGCTGATCAAGCCCGAGCCCCTTGAGACTCTCATGCAGTGAACGCGCAAGCCGCCCGATCCGATCGAGAAGCTCCTCTTCGTCTACGTCACTCTGTTGTTGCGCGCCACGACGCTTGGCGCCCTTGTCAGCCCTAGTGCTCATCGCTTCCTCCTGCACGTATCCCTTCCAGCCGGCTCTACCACACCCGCGTCATTTTTCGAGCTTGGCGAATATCTTGTTGAGCTTTTCCTCGAGCGTGCCCGCGGTGAAAGGCTTCACCACATAGCCGTTGGCTCCCGCCTGCGCCGCGGCGATGATGTTCTCTTTGCGCGCCTCGGCGGTGACCATCAGCACCGGCAGGGAAGCGAGCGCAGGGTCGGCGCGGATCTGCTTGAGCATCTCCAGGCCATCGAGGTTGGGCATGTTCCAGTCCGAAACGACGAAGTCGAAGCCTCCCGCGCGCAGCCGCTCGAGCGCCTGCTGCCCATCTTCGGCCTCTTCGACGTTCTGGTAGCCGAGCTCCTTGAGTAGATTGCGCACGATGCGCCGCATAGTGGGAAAATCATCCACTACCAGGAAGTTGATTTGCTTGTCGGCCATGGGTATCTCCTTACCGCAGCCAGATGGAGGTCGAACCGGTCATCAATGTCGCCGTACCGCCCGCCGGTTCGGGCGCTGGCCTAACCAATCAGTCGAGCACGCCGCGCTCGGGCGGCTCGAGCAAAGCGCCGGCGATCGATCCTATCGGCAGTACGCGGGCGATCGCGCCGCATGCCGCGGCTTCCCGCGGCATGCCGTAGACCACCGAGCTCGCCTCGTCCTGGCCGATCGTCATCGCCCCCTTTCGGCGCAGCGCGAGCATCTCGCGCGCGCCATCGCGCCCCATACCGGTCAAGATCACCGCGCACAGGCTCGGGCCGGCGAAACGCTTGAGCGACTCGAACATCGAGTCGACAGAGGGCCGATGCCGATTCACCGGCTCGCCGTCGTCGAGCGCCAAGTGCCAATGATCTGCGGTGCCGAGCACGCGCAGATGATGGCTGCCCGGCGCGATGTAGACGGTTCCAGCCCGCAGCGGCTCCCCATGCTCCGCTTCCTTGACGTGGAGTCGACATAGCCGGTCGAGCCGCTCGGCGAACGAGTGGGTGAATCCAGCGGGCATGTGCTGGGTGATCACGATCGGCGGCATATCGGCCGGCAGCGGTTCTAGCACTTGCCGGATCGCTTCGGTACCGCCTGTGGAGGCACCAATCGCGATCAGCCGGAAGCCGGCGCCCGCACGTCGCGTCAGCATCGGGCTCGCCTGCCCGCCCACATGCAGACGGCGCGGTTTGGACTGCGCCGCTGCGCGCAGTTTGTCCGCCACCCGTTGGGCGTAGTGCTCCATGCCCTCGCCGCGCGAGCTGCCGGGCTTGGCGACGAAGTCGACCGCGCCCAGCTCGAGTGCCCGAAGCGTGATCTCCGACCCCCGCTGGGTCAGCGTCGAGACCATCACGACCGGCATCGGCCGCAGCCGCATCAAACGCTCGAGGAAGTCGAGCCCGTCCATGTGCGGCATCTCGACGTCGAGCGTGATCACATCCGGCGTATGACGCTTGATCAGGTCCCGCGCGACCAGTGGATCAGGCGCTGTCGCGACCATCTCCATATCCGGTTCGGCATTGACCATATCGGTCAGCAGGCGCCGCATCAGCGCCGAGTCATCCACCGCCAGCACGCGGATTTTCCGCCCGTCTTCCTGCTTCACCCCTTCGCCATTCATGGCGCCTCCCTTCTTGCACCTGGCTCGATTAAACCGGTGACGGTGACCTGATCGATCTTTCCTTCACGTACGCCCAAACGCCGCACCCTCACCCGCCCAGACTCGGTATCGAACAGCACCCTGCGTGCTTGCCGGCCTTCCAGATCGCTCGCGACCAGCCGAAGGCCGTGGGCCGCGACGAATGCCTCCCCGCAGCGGGCGTTCAGCTCGCCCACCCTCAATACCGACT is part of the Halotalea alkalilenta genome and encodes:
- the flhB gene encoding flagellar biosynthesis protein FlhB encodes the protein MAEENDQEKTEQATPRRLDKAREDGQIARSRELSTFMVLVTGVASMWFLAPWMFDRMGVAVTEGLRFDHALVFDPSLAMRHVGGLLIQAGLALAPVLGALAIAALIAPLALGGWLMSAKSLSPDPKRLNPLKGFKRIFSHQALAELAKAVAKTVLIACVAWLFIGYQRQALLGLAQQSIGSAIADALGLVAMCSVLILLAFIIVVLIDVPYQLFSHHRKLRMSRDEIRREHKESEGDPHLKARIRQQQQAVAGRRMMSEVPKASVVITNPSHYAVALRYEAGMAAPRLVAKGADEIAARIRAVAGEHRVPLLEAPPLARALYRHCDLEREIPAGLYAAVAEVLAWVHRLALAAREGEAPPTAPVDLPIPPALSVDPDPSMPGSADR
- the flhA gene encoding flagellar biosynthesis protein FlhA — its product is MKPLATLSRERGFASGASLKILAGPVLIILILAMMVLPLPPVALDLLFTFNIALSIMVLLVAMFTTRPLDFAAFPAVLLFTTLLRLSLNVASTRVILMHGHEGSDAAGRVIEAFADFLVGGNFAVGLVVFVILVLINFMVITKGAGRIAEVGARFILDAMPGKQMAIDADLNAGLIDEKTARARRAEVTQEADFFGSMDGASKFVRGDAIAGILIMVVNIVGGLIVGVGQHGMSVSDAAHAYTLLTIGDGLVAQIPALVISTAAGVTVSRVRTEQDVGSQLIGQLFTNPRVLLLSAGVLGLLGMVPGMPNLVFLFFTAMLGGLGWYLMRRPEAPEQAEPVARPEDDQTLDASWEDVALIDPLGLEVGYRLIPLVDRSQGGELLGRIKGVRKKFAQDLGFLPPVVHIRDDLGLAPQGYRITLNGVEIGTGEAWPGSFLAIDPGGVSGSLEGRPTREPAFGLEAVWISAELRDRAQVLGYTVVDASTVIATHLNHLLGRHASELLGRQETQQLLDRVGESAKPLVDEVVPQPLGVGVINRVLQLLLAEEVPIRDMRTILATLAEHASTTTDPFELNALVRIALGRAITQQWFGASSTLEVIGLEFGLEKLLGQALNNGGGLEPGLADVLLAQAQAAIDHQEGRGLAPVMVVAHPLRPLLSRFLRRRLERLVVMSQAEIPDDRTLKVEVFVGGQ
- a CDS encoding flagella synthesis protein FlgN, whose protein sequence is MDNDIDALSALLTAQETDLRALNALLEEERAGLPSLSATPLEHFERLREAKVHQLAKLERNEQARRALLRSQGYPHGDRTDTDACVALFGLEPQWRRLLAELERARRLNAQLAGLVEELSDFNAHRLAWAQRQHGESLYDAHGRRSTMPPPNSGEPNR
- a CDS encoding IS110 family transposase, coding for MAHLPVLDPLAAFVDVGSEQMYVSIAGGEPKVFGTFTAQLHELRDWLLSQKVKSVAMEATGIYWLPLYSVLEAAKLQVLMVNGKHTRNLPGRKTDMKDCQWGATLHAHGLLRAGFVPPAEIRRLQDYLRLRQDHITLAAGHVQHLQKALERMNIKLHDVISNLVGRSGMAVIRSMLEGERDPERLLALCDVQIRQQKAERIKASLQGTWAEEHLFALRQALESWEHYQRLIRACDQQIEAVLRSIDVDPPTSPPSKAHKRGGANAPQIDDLHPMLVALCGGNDLTVLPAHTDYSVLQLIGEVGTDLTQWPTEKHFTAWAGLAPGSHQSGKRQRSAKRRRNRAGRLFCVMARSLARSKHIALGGFYRRMAGRRGGLIANIALARKLAALFWRVMVKGLDYVEHGLQYYEAQALETKQRSMRRLAKQLGFSVTPIQTEAQNASA
- the cheY gene encoding chemotaxis response regulator CheY; the encoded protein is MADKQINFLVVDDFPTMRRIVRNLLKELGYQNVEEAEDGQQALERLRAGGFDFVVSDWNMPNLDGLEMLKQIRADPALASLPVLMVTAEARKENIIAAAQAGANGYVVKPFTAGTLEEKLNKIFAKLEK
- the cheZ gene encoding protein phosphatase CheZ, with the translated sequence MSTRADKGAKRRGAQQQSDVDEEELLDRIGRLARSLHESLKGLGLDQHVEHAAEAIPDVCDRLHYISSAMENAANRSLNAIEAAQPLQDRLGRQAKLLDERWQQWFDAPLDSEQAKHLVNDTRRYLGNVPADTDATSQRLLEVVMAQEFQDLSGQMVMRMVESMRTLESELIQVLLDYMPERSGDTKPSPKEEDLEGPQLNPTRRDDVASNQSQVDDLLDSLGF
- a CDS encoding flagellar protein FlhE → MASRGGGWLGAIFLATVSMALSPGSFAAGASWSTQLAAPMLGAPGATARSPVLGEGAKGRVTRMRWRVDYGEVPVLARLCQRSRCVTLPSSSGASVAFAGLPAGAGFYFELQRQAAKAGGRRASMAASGELSLTVEYHPDS
- the flgM gene encoding flagellar biosynthesis anti-sigma factor FlgM, whose translation is MKIDPRQGLRPSTAPTEIGVHRPPTSASDAERAEGVTALHHAGTVQDTTQDVDVQRVNELRQLISEGQFEIDTDRIADGLITDVRSFVQE
- a CDS encoding protein-glutamate methylesterase/protein-glutamine glutaminase: MNGEGVKQEDGRKIRVLAVDDSALMRRLLTDMVNAEPDMEMVATAPDPLVARDLIKRHTPDVITLDVEMPHMDGLDFLERLMRLRPMPVVMVSTLTQRGSEITLRALELGAVDFVAKPGSSRGEGMEHYAQRVADKLRAAAQSKPRRLHVGGQASPMLTRRAGAGFRLIAIGASTGGTEAIRQVLEPLPADMPPIVITQHMPAGFTHSFAERLDRLCRLHVKEAEHGEPLRAGTVYIAPGSHHLRVLGTADHWHLALDDGEPVNRHRPSVDSMFESLKRFAGPSLCAVILTGMGRDGAREMLALRRKGAMTIGQDEASSVVYGMPREAAACGAIARVLPIGSIAGALLEPPERGVLD